The Pseudomonadota bacterium genomic interval CGCTTGAGGATCTCAGTGATGGGGTGGCGGTCTTCCTGGTGGATGGCCATGAAAATGCGCGGCATAAGCGGAAAATGAAAGGCCATGTGGCATTCATCGCCATCGCCGAAATAGGGCCGCACGTCTTCCGGCCACTGGTTGGCCTCAGCCAGAAACATGCGATTGTCATAATGGCGGTCGAGCTGACGGCGGAATTCCTTGAGCACCTCGTGCGTTTCCGGCAGATTCTCGTTGTTGGTCCCTTCCCGGACGCAGAGATAGGGCACCGCATCGAGCCGCATGCCGTCCACCCCCATGTCGAACCAGAAGCGCATGACCCGGCAGACGGCCTCCACGACCCTGGGATTGTTGAGATTGAGGTCGGGCTGGTGGGAAAAGAAGCGGTGCCAGTAATAGGCCCCGGCCACCGGGTCCCAAGCCCAGTTGGAGGATTCGCTGTCGGTGAAGATGATCCGGGTTTCGGCAAACTTCGTATCCGTGTCGCTCCACACGTAGAAGTTGCGGCGGGCCGACCCGGCTTTGGCGCGCCGTGCCGCCTGGAACCAGCCGTGCTGATCCGAGGTATGGTTCACGACGAGTTCGATGATTACCTTCATGTCCCGCTGGTGGGCCTCCCGGACAAAGGCGCGGAAGTCCCGCAAGGTGCCATAATCGGGATGAATGCCGCGATAGTCGGCGATGTCGTAACCATCGTCCCGTAGCGGGGACGGATAAAAGGGCAGCAGCCAGATGGCGGTTATGCCGAGATCCTGGAGATAGTCAAGCTTTTGGCGCAGCCCGCGGAAGTCGCCCATGCCGTTGCCGTTGCTGTCGCAGAAGGCCTTGACATGCAGCTCATAAATGATGGCATCCTTGTACCAGAGGCTGTCTTTTTTCTTGATCATAACAGTATGAATCCTTTACATAATTTGGTGATCTCATTCGTAACCCCGGGAGACAGATTTAATTTTTCCGGAAGTCTGCGGGGACTGAATTTTTTTAGCGTCTTTTCGGAGTCTTCACTTCGTTCCGCTTACCTGCGAAAATTATTCTGTCCCCGGCTTAGAGAAAGGGAAAAATAAAATCAGTCCCCTCCCAACCTATCTACCTGAATTTTCACATGAAATATTCAAAGTCCCGCTCGGTGCGGACCCGGCGGCGGAGCCTATAGACCTGGGCCGGGCTCTCGGCCGGATCAAGACGCACGTAATTGCGCCGTCCCTGCCAGAGGTAGCGCCCTTCCCCGATGAGGTCGTGAACCTGGTAAACCTCGCTTGGGCCGATGCCCAGTTCTTCGAGGGGCACCTCCACCCAGCCCTCGTGCACGTGATGCGGGTCGAGATTGATCACCACCAGGATGATGTTGTCGTGGTTCGGCGTGGTCTTGCCGAAAAAGAGCAGCTGTTCGTTGTCCACCGGATAGAAGTCAAGGCCCTTGTTGGTGTGGAGTGCCGAATTTTCACGACGTATCCGGTTGACCAGAGCGATATATTCCCGCAGGCTTTCCGCCCGGTTCCAGTCCCGATGCCGGAGCTGATATTTTTCCGACTGGTGGTATTCTTCCGAACCCGGTATGGCCTCGTTTTCGCAGAGTTCATACCCGCTGTAGATGCCGTAGCTCGCTCCCAGGGTGGCAGCCAGCACCAGTCGGGAAAGAAAGGCCGGGCGGCCGCCGAACTGGAGAAATTCCGGCAGGATGTCCGGCGTATTGGCAAAAAAATTGGGCCGGAAGAACTCGCGCACCCCGGAGCGGGTGAGGGCAGTCACATATTCGATCAGTTCGTGTTTGGTATTGCGCCAGGTGAAGTAAGTATAGGACTGGCTGAAACCAGCCTTAGCCAGGGCATGCATGATTTTCGGCCGGGTAAAGGCCTCGGCGAGAAAGACCGCATCCGGAAAGCTTTTTCGCACTTCGGCGATAACCCACTCCCAGAAGCAAAGCGGCTTGGTATGGGGGTTGTCCACCCGGAAGACTCGTACTCCCCTTGCGGCCCAGAAGACGATGACATCCTTGAGCTCGTGCCAGAGTGACTCCCAGGCAGGGCTCTCGAAGTTGAGGGGGTAGATGTCCTGGTATTTCTTGGGCGGGTTTTCCGCGTATTTGATGCTGCCGTCGGGACGATGCCGAAACCATTCCGGATGTTCTCTGACGTAGGGATGGTCCGGCGAGCATTGAAAGGCAATGTCGAGAGCCACCTCAAGGCCGTGGCCGGCGGCTGCCGCCACAAAAAAATCAAAATCTGCCAGGGTGCCGAGATCCGGATGGACCGCCTTGTGCCCCCCTTCCGGACCGCCGATTGCCCAAGGGCTGCCGGGGTCGTCCGGTCCGGCCGCGAGGGTATTGTTCGGCCCTTTTCGATGGGTGTGGCCGATGGGGTGAATGGGCGGCAGATAGACGACGTCAAAGCCCATCTCGGCGATGTAGGACAGATGCCTTGCGGCATCACTGAAGGTGCCGCTCTGCTTGGGGCCGCTGCCGGTCGAACGTGGGAACATCTCGTACCAGGCGCCGTATCTGGCCCGGATACGTTCCACAATAACCTGCAGAGCCTGGCGGTAACGGGAGCTCTGCGACCGGTCCGGATAACGGTTCATAAAGGCGGTGAGATCCGGCGACAGCCCGCGCTCCACGCGCTCACCCTGGGCTGCCTGGGATTTGAGGAGAAGCGCGATATTCGTCAGCCAGCCGCAGTCGGGCTCCACCGCCCGCCCGGCCGCTTCCTCGATCAGAGCAGCGCCCTCCAGAAGTTCACTCTCGATATCCTGGCCGGCCTGGTGTTTTTTTCGGACTTCGTCCTGCCAACTGGCAAAATGGTCGACCCAGGCTTCTATGGTGTATTCATAAGGCTCCAGGCGTTCTACGCTGAAGCGGCCCGCCCAGGCATCGTTCACCCGCGGTTCCATGCGCACCTCATGCCATGCGGCCTCGGAGAGGGGACGATAGCGGAGCACGGCGGCCAGAAGATCATGACCGTCGGCCAAAATGTCGGCCGTTACCAGGACATCTTCTCCCACGCATCGCTTGATCGGAAACCGGCCGGCATCAACTGTCGGCTGGACATTCTCTATCCATACCCGGCGTGCGATTTCCGGGTCGATCCTTCCTTGCAGGTCCTGGCTGGCATGATCCATCTTATTTTCTCCCTTTACCCTTTTAGACCCTAAGTCCGAAACATCTGCGTTTTTGCGTAGATCTTAACGGGTGCTTTTGAACCGCAGAATATCGAACAAGGAATATCGAATGTCGAAGTAACTGAAAAACTTCATCATTCTGCGGTTTCTTGTTCGATATTCGACATTTCCGGCTTCGCCGGATTAGGTCACCATATCGTAGACAGCAAGCACCTTTTCGGCTACCGCAGCCCACCCGAACTGCGAGACCACCCGCTCCCGCCCCTTGCGGCCCATTTCCCGGCGCAGGTTCTCGTTGGCGACGAGCTCGTTTATGCGCGCCGCAAGCTCGGATGCGAACCTCTCCGGCTCGGCCGGTTCAAAGTCATCCGGAGCGGCTGGCGCAAATTCCACGAGAAAACCGGTTTCTCCCGGCACCACGACATCCTTGATGCCGCCGACACGGCTCGCCACCACCGGCGTTTCGCAGGCCATCGCTTCGAGGTTTATGATGCCGAAAGGCTCGTAAATGGAGGGACAGCAGAACACTGCGGCGTGGGAATAGAGTTCGATGGCCTCGGGGCGCGTGACCATTTCCTGTAACCATATCACATTGCCCCGTTCCTTTTGCAATGTTTCCACGGATTTTTTTATTTCCAGGGCGAACTCTGGGGTGTCGGGGGCCGAAGCACAGATGACCGCCTGGATCTCCGGCTTGAGTTGCCGGCCGGCCGCGATGAAGTGGGATATGCCTTTCTGGCGGCTGACCCGGCCGAGAAAGAGCACATAGGGGCGGTCGGGGTCAATGCCGTATTTCTCAAGGGCCGAGGTGGTGGTTACCGGCCTGTATTGGCTGGTATCGATGCCGTTGGGTATAACCTGCAGGCGGTTTTTCGCCACCTGAAAACGGCTCGCTATTTCCCGTCGATCGCTTTCCGAGACCGCAATCACCGCGTCGGCCATCTCGATGGCGGTCTTCTCTACCCAGGTCGAGAGATCGTAGCCGCGGCCGAGCTGCTCACGCTTCCAGGGCCTCAGAGGCTCCAGGGAATGCACGGTGATCACCAGCGGCACGCCGTAACAGATCTTGGCGAGGATGCCACCCCACATGGAATACCAGGTATGGCAGTGCACGACGTCCGCCTCTACGGGCGCAGCGTTGAAGTGCAGGCAGCTCTGGAGCACCATGAGCGCCTGGCGCACACGGCGCGGGTTGCCCTCGAACATGTCGCTGCCAAAGGGGTAGCCGTGCACGGACGGGTTGTCGAAGTCGAGTCGTTGCTCGCCGAAGCATTTCACCTCCACGGTGGCCATGCGGGCCAGTTCCCGGGCGAGATATTCCACGTGCACCCCGGCGCCTCCATAGACGTGCGGCGGGTACTCACGAGTCATGATGACGACTTTCATGTGGATGTCTCCTCCTCTTTGTTGTTGGTGTTGGGAGATTTTTCCGGTCCCTGGCAGAATGAATCGGATTGGTCGGCCAGCAGCCAGACAAGAGACCGGGCCTGCAGCACGTAAGGCTCCCGGCCCTGATACAGGCCGGTTGGGGCGTTGTCAGGCGAGGTATTACTGGTGTCAAACACCGTTTGCCATGACCTCGCGGCGAGAAGCGGCGGGAGCTGGAAGGCGATTTCTTCGTGGTGGGCGTTAAAGAGCAGAAGATGGTCGCAGTCCCTGATACGGCGGCCGCGGCTATCGGATTCATCGATGGCATCGCCGCCCAGGTACATGCCGAGACAGCGGGCGTATGAATCCCCCCATTCCTCGTCGGACATTTCCGTGCCGTTCGGCTGTAGCCAGAGGATATCCTTGATGCCGGCGCCTTTCAGCCGTCGGCCAAGAAAAAAGTTTTGCCGACAAAAGGCCGGATGACGTTTGCGCAGGGCGATGAGCCGGCGCACGAATTCCAGGAAGCCCTGCTCCTCGTCATCGAGTTGCCAATTATGCCAGCTGAGCTCACTGTCCTGACAGTAGGAGTTATTGTTGCCGCCCTGGCTGCGGCCGATCTCATCGCCGGAAAGAATCATCGGTACGCCTTGGGAGAGGAGCAGGGTGGCCATGAAATTGCGTTTCTGCCTGGCCCTGAGGGCCTTGATCCCGGGATCGTCGGTGGGGCCTTCAACGCCACAGTTCCAGCTGAGGTTGTCATCCGAGCCGTCGCCGTTGTTCTCGATATTGGCCTCGTTGTGTTTGTGGTTATAGCTCACGAGATCATGCAGGGTGAAGCCGTCATGGCAGGTGACGAAGTTGATGCTGGCATATGGCCGCCGGCCGCTCTTTTCGTAGAGGTCACTCGATCCCGTGAGGCGGTGGGCGATTTCGCCGATATGGCTGTCGTCACCTTTCCAATAGGCGCGTACCGTGTCCCGGTATATGCCGTTCCATTCGGTCCAGCCAACGGGGAAGTTTCCTACCTGATAGCCGCCTTCGCCGAGATCCCATGGTTCGGCGATGAGTTTTACCTGGGAAATGATCGGATCCTGATGGATGATATCGAAAAAGGCGGATAGTCGGTCCACTTCGTGAAGCTCCCTGGCCAGCGCTGAAGCAAGGTCGAAACGGAAGCCGTCCACGTGCATCTCCAGCACCCAGTAACGAAGGCTGTCCATGATGAGCTGCAGTACCCGGGGGTGACGCATGTTGAGGGTGTTGCCGCAGCCGGTGAAATCCATGAGATAGCGGGGATCATCAGGCATGAGCCGGTAATAGGAGGCGTTGTCTATGCCCCGGAAGCAAAACGTTGGTCCGAGATGATTGCCCTCGGCCGTATGGTTGTAAACCACGTCCAGGATGACCTCGATGCCGGCTGAATGGAGGGCCTTCACCATGGTTTTGAATTCACTGATGTGACCAGTTGCGGAATAGCGCATTTCCGGGGCGAAAAAGCCAATGGAGTTATACCCCCAGTAATTCTTGAGTCCCTGCTCCACGAGATGGCGATCGTCGACAAAGGCGTGTACCGGCATAAGCTCGACCGCGGTGATGCCAAGCCGTTTCAGGTATTCCACACTCGGGTAAGTGGCGAGACCGGCATAGGTACCGCGCAGCGACGTCGGCACCTCTGGATTTTGCCAGGTGAACCCCTTGACGTGGAGCTCGTAGATGATCGTATCATGCCACGGGGTGTGGGGCGGTCGATCATCGCCCCAGGTGAAAGCGGTTTCTACCACCCGGCATTTCGGCATTCCCGCAGCGCTGTCTCGTCTGTCCCGGGCAAGATCGCCGCGGGGGCTGCCTACCCGGTAGCCGAAGAGCGCGTCGCTCCACTTGAACTCCCCCCACAGTGCTTTAGCGTAGGGGTCCAGAAGGAGCTTGTGAGGATTGAAGCGATGGCCGCGTCCCGGATCGTAAGGGCCGTGTACCCGGTAGCCATAGAGCTGATGGGGGCGGGCCTCGGGGAGATAGCAGTGGAAGATTTGATCTGTCTGCCAGCGCAGGTCGATACGTTCGATCTCCTGGCGTCCTTTGGTGTCGAAAAGGCAGAGCTCAACTTTTTCCGCATTTTCCGAAAAAATGGAGAAGTTAACCCCTTCGCCGTTCCAGGTGGCGCCGAGGGGATATGGTTCACCCGGCCACACGGTCATCTGTTTTTTTTCCATGCTCTTTCCTTAGGCGCTTTGTGGAATCATATAACAAATTTATTTGTTATGGTGCGTTTTTAATTTTAAAATCAGCTTGTTACAATTGATGTCGCGCCAGTATCCAGGAGCCAGAAGTCAGAATGAAAACATTATAAAAATATTTTTTCTTTTCTTCTGGATTCTGACTTCTGGATTCTCATATATCAAGTTTGAGAAAACTGCCCACCGGGCCTCTTGTTCCAAACAAAGTTTTGAAACAAGCGTAGCCCCTCTAGCCCAGCTTAATACGGTATTTCGATTCATCTTGCAGGCCGACCATCAGGGTCAGATACTCCCTGAGGTGCCGGGTCAGGAGAAAATTTTCCCGTACAAAGTGCTTTGCCTTGGCTCCTATGTGCGCCAGCATCTCCTGGGAGTGCAGCAGATACCGAATGCGCAGGGCGGCGCCTTCAGGGGTGTGGACCAGGAACCCGGTATGGTAGTTGACCACCTGCAGGCGAATGCCGCCGGTATCGCCCCCGATCACCGGCTTGCTTTTCCACATCGCCTCGGTGACGGTCAGGCCGAAACCCTCTTTGGTAGATTTCTGCAAAACAATATCGGCGGCACGCTGCAGGGCATTGATGGTGCGGTGTGCATCCGGCGGCAGGAGCAGCACGTGAATATCGGGGTCATTGCCGGCGGCTTCGCGGACTTCTCCTAGCACCATCGCGCCTTCCGGGTCATCGGAAGCAGTTCCGCCGGCAAGGACTAATTGCAGTTCCGGCACAAATTTTTTGGCCAGCCGGTATGCGCGGATAACACCAACCGGGTCCTTAAACCGGTCGTAACGGGATACCTGGACAATAAGATGCCGGTCCGGATCCAGATTGAAATCACTGTAGACCTTGGCGGCTTCCTCGGGCGGCAGATCGATATTCTTATCGCTCAGTGGATCGATACTGGGCGGGATGATATATTGCAGATGCTGCAGGGGTTGGGCAAAAGCCGGTAAAGAGAAGATACTGGCATCATAAAGACCGACACTTTTTTGCAGATATTTCCATACCGGCCGATAGGGATGGCTGGCATCGATATGACAACGCCATATCCATTTGCCGCGACGATTGGGATAATGATTTATAAGGGCTGCCGGCTGCGGATCGTGGATAATAACGAAGTCCGCCTCTTCCAGAACCGGTCGCAGCTTTTCAGCGTTGGCCAGGTTGGTCTGTTCGTAAAGCTTAAGCAGCGCCGGGGAAATATGCTCCTGTTTTCCCTGGAGGGCGTTGTGCATCGATTTCGTGCATTCATAGAAACCAGCTTCGCCGGTAATGACCTCCCATTGGGTCGCAATGCCCAGTTCGTTCGTTAAAGGCACCAGTTTTTCAAGTATTTCCGCAACACCGCCACCGACCTTGGTCGAGTTGACATGCACCACCTTCATATTGAGCAGAGGCTTTGCCAGTTGCCGGAGCTGATCAATGACATCGTTGCCGGTGATGGCTGCGTAGGATTCAAGCAGAGAAGTCATGATAATCCTCCGGTAAAATACGTTTGAAAGAGAACTGTCAGCTCAGTTCGAATCTGGCTGAGACTTGAAAAATAGGGATCGATAGCGGCAAGCTGGGCGCAGAGACCCTGGTGCTCATCCCCCAGGCCGGTCAGCCAATGGCAGAAATCATCGCCACCCTGATCAAGCCTGCGGCGTGCGTCTATAAAGTGATAAAAGATGGAGCTAGTTGACAGGAGCGGGATCTGCACAGCCAGGTCTTCCGGTTTTTCGAGGCGGCGATTGGTGTCAAAAACCACCAGCTGCGACCGGATAAATTCAAACTGCCGGTACCCCCTCGTCCATTCGACGTTTTCATTTTCATCAAGCCGTTCCTCAATAAGATCGAGCAGATTTTGGCGCAGTTCTTCAAGGTTGCCGCTTGCCGACGGATCGATTGCCGCCAGCCTCTCGGCCAGCACCGGGTCCCGAAGACTGTGCCGCACCCAGCCGGCAAAATCGTTATTGAACTCCCGTTCCTCAAAGCGAGGGACCAGCAGCCCACCCCAGAAATGATGGTAGATGCTGTCCAGTGAAACGAGGGTCAGATTGTTCCGCAGTTCGGCAAGGGTCATGGCCTTTTGGCCAGTGGCGATGGAAATAAGGGCGCAGTCATTGATCAGGAAAATGGAGGTGTCGGTCATGGTGAGTCTCCTGGAGCGGTGGGATCTCTCCCGCTGCTGTTAAACGTAGATATATTTTTCAAGTCCTTATGGGCCGGTTCCATTTTGATGAGCGCAAATCAGCGGGGTGATGGGCCGGGGGAACCTTGCTGATTTTTCGGTAAATCCCCTCATCACGGTGATAACGGGAATCATATGAATAATATTAGCAAAAGGCATGCCGGCGTACGAAGTCAGGGTGAAAGAAGCTGGCGAAGCCCTAAGTCAGAGAGATGAGAGGAAGCGGCGAAAAGAGAAGAGAAGACAGAGAGGATCTGTCATGCCTCAACATGTGGTGGGGCCTCAACATGTTGAGGGAATTAGCTATTTAGCGCAACCTCATCGCTGTCCCTATAAGTTCGTTTGAACAAAAAAGCCTATCTTTCTTTATTTTTGTGCATAACCTGTAAAATGATCGCCAGCCCCGCAGACAACAGACAGAGGACTGCCGCCATGGTGAATGCCGCGGCGTAGCTGTCGGTCAGGACTTTTGCGAAGTTTCCTGCCGCAATCCCTACTACGCCTGCAATACCATATGAGGTGAAAACCCAGCCATAATTTGCCCCGAGATTTTTTGCCCCGAAGAGATCCGCGGTTGCGGATGGGAAGAGTGCGAAGTTGCCACCAAAATTAAAACCGACCAGCGCCGCTCCGATACTGAGCGCCGCTTCCGTTTTCATACCGGCAAGAAAAAACATAATGCCCGCCTGGAGAAGAAACATGGCAACAAAGGTCGCAGTACGGCCGATCCGATCCGAGATAAAACCCCAGAATATTCTGCCCACCGCGTTGAAAATGGCAAGCAGTCCGACGGCAGCAGCCCCCTTCAGCATCAGTGCGTTTGTTTCCGATGCACTCAACTTCCTGCCAGCCTCGCTGGCCGCAGCCACCAGCTGCTCACCGGCAAAGACCTTGATGATCCCTATGACCATAAGCCCGGCCACAGCACCGCTGAAGAACATCAACCAAAGGAGATAAAATGCCGGATCTTTCAGTGTCTCCTGCCAGGTTGAATTCTGCACTGTCCTGTCTGTCAAGGGCGCAGCCGAGGGAGGGTTACACAGAAGGAGCGCGCCGGCAGTGACGACAACGATGCAGACAATGCCATGCATAATAAAGAACGGGAATATTCCCTGTTTGCCGATATAGCCTAATGCCCCCCATTTCTGGCTGAAAAGATAGGCACCCATGCCGAATCCGGCTACCGCAATCCCGCTTACCAATCCTTTATGTTCAGGAAACCATTTCACCAGAGCGGCAATGGGGCAGACATAAGCAAATCCGGTCCCGGCACCGGCCATGAAACCGATCGTACCCCAGAGCAAGAGGAGCCTGTCAATTTCCGCAAGCTTTCCGACATACTGGTTGCCCATCATGATACCAGCCACAATGCACGTCGTCATAATACCCATGGGTGCGTAACGTACAATGACCGACTCTTCGCCCAAATGGCCGAAAAATGCATGAAAAACCATGAGGATGAGAACTGTCACCACTCCGGCAAAAATCGCGTGGGCGAGATAAAAGACAATGGCGTTTGTCATGAGTCCGGCATAGATGAATCCGCTGCCAATCAATAGGCCGCCAATGATTGCCGGCACCCGGGGACCCTTGATGTCCTGCACGCGTCCGGCAATGACCATGACCGCCGCAAAACTCAAGATACAGATCGAAAAGGCATACTTCAGGATTCCCTGCTGTTTTGCAATCTCCATCTTAACCGCAACGGCATCCCGAACCACAATGACAACATCTGCAGGGGTCCCCGCAGCAAGCTGCGCAGCTTGCTGTTCCTCTGTGATCACCGGCGGGAAGATATTTGAGGTCAAGGGTTCCCAGAAAATGCTGTAGCCATAAACCGTACCCAGGACGAGCTGAACAAGGATCGCTCCTGCCAGAACCTGAAAGCGCTTACCTTTTCCGATTTCTGCTAAAGTAGATGCCTGAGTTGTCATGATTTTCTTTTTCACCTCCAATTTGAAGATGTCTGCCATATTCCTCGCCTGTTTCCACCACATAATTGTTGATGTTCACACGGAAGGTCAAATCAAGTCAAGCCTGGATTAATGCAAAAGGATAAAATGAGAATCATATATGTTTTGTTGGGGGAGTGACGGAAAGGTGCGTAACGATTGGCATTGAAGATGGGGGCCACAACACCTTCCAGCAAGTTTTTATTTCAACCTATAATTTGTACTGAAATAATTCGGTTTTGCTTTTTCCCCGTTTTTTTCAAAAGGGAGTCTTTCTTTTCCGCTATTCCAAAAAATTTGACCCGGATTTTTTTTCTTCACTGGAAAATACCCCCTCAACAAAACCAGTTAAATTAACATAAGATTATCTGTCGTTGAATAATCTATTGAGACTCCTACACCAGCCTTGACATATTGCCTGAAAAAAAATGTAATACTTTAAGTACACCTTAAAATACCGTATTTCCATCGCTGATCTTTTCCCCAACCGTTTGAAATATAATTATAATTTTGAAATGCAGGTGTCACATGTCTGAGAGAAAAGTCCTCACCAGTAATTTTGGAGCGCCGGTCGGCAACGACCTGAATACCATAACCGCCGGACTGAAAGGTCCTGCTTTAATGCAGGATGTTCACCTGCTGGAAAAACTCGCTCATTTCGACCGGGAACGCATACCGGAACGGGTGGTCCATGCCAAGGGCGCTGGAGCCTTTGGCTATTTTGAAGTCACCAATGACGCGAGCCAGTATACCAAGGCCAAGTTTCTCTCCAAGGTCGGAAAGAAAACCGATCTTTTCGTCCGATTTTCCACCGTGGGTGGCGAAAAAGGCTCTGCTGATTCAGAACGCGACCCCAGGGGGTTTGCCATCAAGTTCTATACCGAAGAGGGAAACTATGACATGGTGGGCAACAACACCCCGGTGTTTTTTATCCGCGACCCACTGAAATTCCCGGACTTCATCCACACTCAGAAAAGAAATCCCGCCACCAACCTTAAGGATGCCGACATGTTCTGGGATTTCCTGTCACTGACCCCGGAATCAATTCATCAGGTGACCATTCTCTTTTCCGACCGCGTCACCCCCAGAAGTTTGCGCCACATGAACGGCTACAGCAGCCACACCTTTAAGTGGTATAACAAAAAAGGTGAATATTACTGGGTCCAATATCATTTCAAGACCGAGCAGGGAAATCTGACCTTCACCGCCGAAGAGGCGGATCGGATGAAAAGCATTGATCCTGACTGTGCAACCCGCGACCTTTATGAATCGATAGTCCGGGGTGAATATCCATCCTGGCGACTGGAATTACAGATCATGACCCCGGAGCAGGCTAAAGATTACCGGTTCGATCCGTTTGATATCATCAAGGTATGGCCTCATGCGGACTTTCCGCCCATGGACGTCGGCCGCATGGTTCTTAACCGCAATCCCGAGAATTATTTTGCCGAGGTGGAGCAGTAGGCGTTCTCACCCGGCAACTTTGTCCCCGGCATTGCGGCCTCCTCCGACAAAATGCTGCAGGGCCGGCTGTTCAGTTACCACGACACCCATCGGCACCGCCTGGGCGCCAACTACCATCTATTGCCGGTGAACTCTGCCAAAGCCTGCCCGATGCACAACTACCAGCGGGACGGTGCCATGCGCTCCGATAATAACGGTGGTGGCGGCCCGAATTACTGGCCCAACAGTTTTGGCAGGCCAAACCCCAAGGCCGATGCAAATGAGCCTGCCGCGGATTTATCCGGCCAGGCGGATCGCCATGCGTACGCCCTTGTGGATGATGATTTTGTTCAGGCAGGTGATTTGTACCGCAAAGTTATGAAAGATCAGGACAGGACAAACCTGATAAACAATATTGTCGGGCACTTGAAAGGTGCTCAGACCCGCCTCCAATTACGCCAGACCGTACTTTTTTATAAGGCAGACCCGGATTACGGCAGCAGAGTTGCCAAAGGACTGGGCCTTGATCTGAAAAAAATCAAGCTACTTGCCTCGCTGTCCCAGGAAGACCGGGTCAAGGCCACCGCAGCATAAGGCTGATACAGCACAACCGTTGGCTTCGGTCAGACTTAGACCGAAGCCAACGGCGTATCGTGACTCATCCTTCTGCTTTAGCACTTCAAGTACAAAAATAAAAACATCGACCTGGTCAATTCAGCTACGCAGAACCAGAGAATATTCATCAGTTACACCTGAGCTTTCAACCGGTTGACCAACCGGCACCCAGTAGCTGTGCTTTTCACCTGCGCACATTGATAATCATAACTAAAAATTACTGATTTTTAAAAAAAACTTTCTTGCCGTACACGGAAAGGTGTATACCGAAAGCAGATACGAAAATTTTAATTCTTTTTATGAGCGAGGGTCTGATTATGAAAATAAATATCCAGCTTATCATCATTGCCCTTATTGTTCTCCTCTTCTACGGCTGTGCGGTGCGCAGACCGCCTTTTTCTCCGAGGCGGTATAACACCGACGCCCATAAACAGGCCCAGACCATGGAAGACTGCATTGAATGCCATTCCGGCG includes:
- the glgA gene encoding glycogen synthase, translated to MKVVIMTREYPPHVYGGAGVHVEYLARELARMATVEVKCFGEQRLDFDNPSVHGYPFGSDMFEGNPRRVRQALMVLQSCLHFNAAPVEADVVHCHTWYSMWGGILAKICYGVPLVITVHSLEPLRPWKREQLGRGYDLSTWVEKTAIEMADAVIAVSESDRREIASRFQVAKNRLQVIPNGIDTSQYRPVTTTSALEKYGIDPDRPYVLFLGRVSRQKGISHFIAAGRQLKPEIQAVICASAPDTPEFALEIKKSVETLQKERGNVIWLQEMVTRPEAIELYSHAAVFCCPSIYEPFGIINLEAMACETPVVASRVGGIKDVVVPGETGFLVEFAPAAPDDFEPAEPERFASELAARINELVANENLRREMGRKGRERVVSQFGWAAVAEKVLAVYDMVT
- a CDS encoding alpha-amylase codes for the protein MIKKKDSLWYKDAIIYELHVKAFCDSNGNGMGDFRGLRQKLDYLQDLGITAIWLLPFYPSPLRDDGYDIADYRGIHPDYGTLRDFRAFVREAHQRDMKVIIELVVNHTSDQHGWFQAARRAKAGSARRNFYVWSDTDTKFAETRIIFTDSESSNWAWDPVAGAYYWHRFFSHQPDLNLNNPRVVEAVCRVMRFWFDMGVDGMRLDAVPYLCVREGTNNENLPETHEVLKEFRRQLDRHYDNRMFLAEANQWPEDVRPYFGDGDECHMAFHFPLMPRIFMAIHQEDRHPITEILKR
- a CDS encoding alpha-1,4-glucan--maltose-1-phosphate maltosyltransferase; the encoded protein is MDHASQDLQGRIDPEIARRVWIENVQPTVDAGRFPIKRCVGEDVLVTADILADGHDLLAAVLRYRPLSEAAWHEVRMEPRVNDAWAGRFSVERLEPYEYTIEAWVDHFASWQDEVRKKHQAGQDIESELLEGAALIEEAAGRAVEPDCGWLTNIALLLKSQAAQGERVERGLSPDLTAFMNRYPDRSQSSRYRQALQVIVERIRARYGAWYEMFPRSTGSGPKQSGTFSDAARHLSYIAEMGFDVVYLPPIHPIGHTHRKGPNNTLAAGPDDPGSPWAIGGPEGGHKAVHPDLGTLADFDFFVAAAAGHGLEVALDIAFQCSPDHPYVREHPEWFRHRPDGSIKYAENPPKKYQDIYPLNFESPAWESLWHELKDVIVFWAARGVRVFRVDNPHTKPLCFWEWVIAEVRKSFPDAVFLAEAFTRPKIMHALAKAGFSQSYTYFTWRNTKHELIEYVTALTRSGVREFFRPNFFANTPDILPEFLQFGGRPAFLSRLVLAATLGASYGIYSGYELCENEAIPGSEEYHQSEKYQLRHRDWNRAESLREYIALVNRIRRENSALHTNKGLDFYPVDNEQLLFFGKTTPNHDNIILVVINLDPHHVHEGWVEVPLEELGIGPSEVYQVHDLIGEGRYLWQGRRNYVRLDPAESPAQVYRLRRRVRTERDFEYFM
- the glgX gene encoding glycogen debranching protein GlgX, coding for MEKKQMTVWPGEPYPLGATWNGEGVNFSIFSENAEKVELCLFDTKGRQEIERIDLRWQTDQIFHCYLPEARPHQLYGYRVHGPYDPGRGHRFNPHKLLLDPYAKALWGEFKWSDALFGYRVGSPRGDLARDRRDSAAGMPKCRVVETAFTWGDDRPPHTPWHDTIIYELHVKGFTWQNPEVPTSLRGTYAGLATYPSVEYLKRLGITAVELMPVHAFVDDRHLVEQGLKNYWGYNSIGFFAPEMRYSATGHISEFKTMVKALHSAGIEVILDVVYNHTAEGNHLGPTFCFRGIDNASYYRLMPDDPRYLMDFTGCGNTLNMRHPRVLQLIMDSLRYWVLEMHVDGFRFDLASALARELHEVDRLSAFFDIIHQDPIISQVKLIAEPWDLGEGGYQVGNFPVGWTEWNGIYRDTVRAYWKGDDSHIGEIAHRLTGSSDLYEKSGRRPYASINFVTCHDGFTLHDLVSYNHKHNEANIENNGDGSDDNLSWNCGVEGPTDDPGIKALRARQKRNFMATLLLSQGVPMILSGDEIGRSQGGNNNSYCQDSELSWHNWQLDDEEQGFLEFVRRLIALRKRHPAFCRQNFFLGRRLKGAGIKDILWLQPNGTEMSDEEWGDSYARCLGMYLGGDAIDESDSRGRRIRDCDHLLLFNAHHEEIAFQLPPLLAARSWQTVFDTSNTSPDNAPTGLYQGREPYVLQARSLVWLLADQSDSFCQGPEKSPNTNNKEEETST
- a CDS encoding glycosyltransferase; the encoded protein is MTSLLESYAAITGNDVIDQLRQLAKPLLNMKVVHVNSTKVGGGVAEILEKLVPLTNELGIATQWEVITGEAGFYECTKSMHNALQGKQEHISPALLKLYEQTNLANAEKLRPVLEEADFVIIHDPQPAALINHYPNRRGKWIWRCHIDASHPYRPVWKYLQKSVGLYDASIFSLPAFAQPLQHLQYIIPPSIDPLSDKNIDLPPEEAAKVYSDFNLDPDRHLIVQVSRYDRFKDPVGVIRAYRLAKKFVPELQLVLAGGTASDDPEGAMVLGEVREAAGNDPDIHVLLLPPDAHRTINALQRAADIVLQKSTKEGFGLTVTEAMWKSKPVIGGDTGGIRLQVVNYHTGFLVHTPEGAALRIRYLLHSQEMLAHIGAKAKHFVRENFLLTRHLREYLTLMVGLQDESKYRIKLG